The genomic segment AGAACCGCTTCCTTGACCTCATCGTCCACAGCGTCCCCGAAAAATTCCTTGGGCAGGGCGATTTTCAGCCCCTTCAGAGACTTGCCGACTTTTTCGTTGAAATCCGGCACTGACTGGGGCGCAGAGGTGGCATCGTGGGGATCCTGTCCCGCAATGGCGGACAGCACCGTGCCGCAGTCCCGGGCGCACCGGGCGATGGGGCCGATCTGATCCAGCGAGCTGGCGAATGCCACCAGACCATACCGGGACACTCTGCCGTAGGTGGGCTTTAAGCCGGTGACGCCGCAGAAGGATGCAGGCTGCCGGATGGATCCACCCGTATCCGAACCCAAAGCAGCGGCGCACAGCCCTGCGCTGACCGCTGCCGCACTGCCGCCGGAGGAGCCTCCGGGCACACAGCTTGTGTCATAGGGGTTCCGGGTCTTGGCAAAGGCGCTGGTCTGGTTGGAGCTGCCCATGGCAAACTCGTCCATGCTTGCCTTGCCCAGCATGATATAATTCTGCGCCTTCAGCTTTTCCACAACCGTTGCGTCATAGGGGGGCACGAAATCCTCCAGCATCCGGGAGGAACAGGTGGTGCGTACCCCGTCGGTGCAAAGATTGTCCTTCATAGCCATGGGGATGCCCGTCAAGGGCGCAGCATTGCCTGCATCGATCCGGGCCTGCGCCTGTTCCGCCTGGGCGTGCGCCTCCTCCGGGGTCACGGTGATATAGGACAGCAGACTGCCATCCACTGCACGGATCCGCTCCAGATACGCATCCGTCAGTTCAGCAGCGCTGATGCTTTTGCTGTCCAGAAGCTGCCGCAACTGGGTCAGCGTGGTGTTCTGTAAATCCATCTTTCCAATCCCTTTCCGGTGTTATTCCATCATTTTCGGCACTACATAGCAGTCATCCCGGGGCTGGGTATTCTGCTGAAGCCGGGCGGTATCGTAGGAGGGCTGTGCCACATCCTCCCGCAGTGCCTGGTAGGGGATCTCGTT from the Ruminococcus champanellensis 18P13 = JCM 17042 genome contains:
- the gatA gene encoding Asp-tRNA(Asn)/Glu-tRNA(Gln) amidotransferase subunit GatA, whose amino-acid sequence is MDLQNTTLTQLRQLLDSKSISAAELTDAYLERIRAVDGSLLSYITVTPEEAHAQAEQAQARIDAGNAAPLTGIPMAMKDNLCTDGVRTTCSSRMLEDFVPPYDATVVEKLKAQNYIMLGKASMDEFAMGSSNQTSAFAKTRNPYDTSCVPGGSSGGSAAAVSAGLCAAALGSDTGGSIRQPASFCGVTGLKPTYGRVSRYGLVAFASSLDQIGPIARCARDCGTVLSAIAGQDPHDATSAPQSVPDFNEKVGKSLKGLKIALPKEFFGDAVDDEVKEAVLAAAREYQSMGAELVDCSISTLKYAVAAYYLIASAEAASNLARFDGIKYGLRGEGNSFDKMIRDSRSRGFGDEVKRRILLGNYALSSGYYDAYYRKALALKQDFIKEYDRIFQNADIILTPTAPTVAYPIGKQEHDPVKMYTGDICTVTVNIACLPAISTTCGYSRTGMPIGMSLIGRRFDEATIIQAADAFEQGFTVIPAKPEGGAAK